The DNA segment TCAAGACTCTGAAGTATCGTCCCTGGTATCCAAGGAAGCCTTTTGAAAGCTTGACTGATGCCAGAAAATGGGTTGAGGACTTTGTTAATTGGTATAATCATGAGCACCGTCATAGTAACCTGGCATATGTGACTCCCAATGATCGGCATACTGGCCGGGCCAAGGAAATCCTGGCAAAACGCCAAGTGGTTTATCAAAGAGCAAAAATGGCAAAACCTGAAAGATGGTCAGGTCGTACCAGAAATTGGAGCGCACCGACTGAAGTTACCTTGAATAAAAAAAGAACATCTAACACAGAAAAAAAAGCGGCTTAGATGCGACATCTTTCTTGACATCTACCGATAAGGCCAATTTGGCAGAGTATTCGTG comes from the Desulfonatronovibrio magnus genome and includes:
- a CDS encoding integrase core domain-containing protein, coding for KTLKYRPWYPRKPFESLTDARKWVEDFVNWYNHEHRHSNLAYVTPNDRHTGRAKEILAKRQVVYQRAKMAKPERWSGRTRNWSAPTEVTLNKKRTSNTEKKAA